One Mycobacterium kubicae genomic window carries:
- a CDS encoding Lrp/AsnC family transcriptional regulator yields the protein MATNGGVAGELSKDVRAAEIDEVDRRILTVLHGDARITNNALADAVGIAPSTCHGRVRRLVDLGVIRGFYTDIDPVAVGLPLQAMISVNLQSHARGKIRSFIAQIRRRRQVMDVYFLAGADDFILHVAARDTEDLRAFVVENLNADADVAGTQTSLIFEHLRGAAPI from the coding sequence ATCGCGACAAACGGCGGTGTGGCGGGCGAGCTATCGAAGGATGTTCGGGCCGCCGAGATCGACGAGGTGGACCGCCGCATTCTGACCGTGCTGCACGGCGACGCGCGGATCACCAACAATGCGCTGGCCGACGCCGTCGGAATCGCACCCTCGACGTGCCACGGCCGGGTGCGGCGGTTGGTGGACCTGGGCGTCATCCGCGGCTTCTACACCGACATCGACCCCGTCGCGGTGGGATTACCGCTGCAGGCCATGATTTCGGTCAATCTGCAATCGCATGCCCGCGGGAAGATCCGCAGCTTCATCGCGCAGATCCGCCGACGACGGCAGGTCATGGACGTGTACTTCCTGGCCGGCGCCGACGACTTCATCTTGCACGTCGCCGCCCGGGACACCGAGGACCTGCGGGCCTTCGTCGTCGAGAATCTCAACGCCGACGCCGACGTCGCGGGCACCCAGACCTCCCTGATCTTCGAGCATCTGCGCGGGGCGGCCCCGATCTAG
- a CDS encoding SRPBCC family protein: MTDPSAMATVHIDASPERVYRLITDLPTMATLAEEAVAMTWRKGEEARPGAVFVGRNRNGARRWTTKCTVTDAEPGRTFAFDVRSAVIPVARWQYDLVAANGGCQVTESTWDRRPGWFRKVGAWATGVSDRASTNTENIRLTLQRLKQRAEER; encoded by the coding sequence ATGACCGACCCGTCCGCAATGGCGACCGTGCACATCGACGCCAGCCCCGAGCGGGTGTACCGGCTGATCACCGACCTACCGACAATGGCCACGCTGGCCGAGGAAGCGGTGGCCATGACCTGGCGCAAGGGCGAGGAGGCTCGTCCGGGCGCGGTCTTCGTCGGGCGCAACCGCAACGGTGCGCGGCGCTGGACGACCAAATGCACCGTCACCGACGCCGAACCCGGGCGCACCTTCGCGTTCGACGTGCGCAGCGCCGTCATCCCGGTCGCGCGCTGGCAGTACGACCTGGTCGCCGCCAACGGGGGGTGCCAGGTCACCGAAAGCACCTGGGACCGGCGGCCCGGCTGGTTCCGGAAGGTCGGCGCTTGGGCCACCGGCGTCTCGGACCGTGCGAGCACCAACACCGAAAACATTCGGCTGACGTTGCAGCGGCTCAAACAACGGGCGGAGGAGCGATGA
- a CDS encoding metal-dependent hydrolase produces the protein MSTVDDRAVGPHEASGAADYERLVLEARDVEFDWANLPFHYVPDEPMATHILNVLHLLLPAGEEFFVEVFKKTLPLIKDDQLRLDVQGFIGQEAMHSQAHSAVLAHFEAQGIDLAPFTDQMKWLFDKLLGDKPRRSRRRQHSWLLEQVSFIAAIEHYTAVLGEWVLNSPQLDAVGADPVMLDMLRWHGAEEVEHKAVAFDTMKHLRAGYWRQVRTQLAVSPVLLLLWVRGVRFLYSVDPYLPPGTKARWRDYLSAARRGLVPGPLRLLRVVGDYYKPRFHPSQLGGLELAVDYLAVSPAARAAH, from the coding sequence ATGAGCACTGTCGATGACCGGGCAGTGGGCCCGCACGAGGCATCCGGCGCCGCCGACTACGAGCGCCTGGTGCTGGAAGCACGCGACGTCGAATTCGATTGGGCGAACCTGCCGTTCCACTACGTGCCCGACGAGCCGATGGCCACCCACATCCTCAATGTGTTGCACCTGCTGCTGCCCGCCGGTGAGGAGTTCTTCGTTGAGGTCTTCAAAAAGACGCTGCCGCTGATCAAAGACGATCAGCTGCGCCTGGACGTCCAGGGCTTCATCGGCCAGGAAGCCATGCACTCGCAGGCGCACTCCGCGGTACTGGCCCACTTCGAGGCTCAAGGCATCGATCTGGCGCCGTTCACCGACCAGATGAAGTGGTTGTTCGACAAGCTGCTCGGCGACAAGCCACGACGCAGCAGGCGACGCCAACACAGTTGGCTGCTTGAACAGGTTTCTTTCATCGCCGCCATCGAGCACTACACCGCGGTGCTGGGCGAGTGGGTCCTCAACTCCCCGCAACTCGACGCGGTCGGCGCCGACCCGGTGATGCTGGACATGCTGCGCTGGCACGGCGCAGAAGAGGTGGAGCACAAAGCCGTCGCCTTCGACACCATGAAGCATCTGCGGGCCGGCTACTGGCGGCAGGTCCGCACGCAGTTGGCCGTCTCCCCGGTGCTGCTGCTGTTGTGGGTGCGCGGAGTGCGGTTCCTGTACTCGGTCGATCCCTATCTGCCGCCGGGAACCAAGGCGCGCTGGCGCGACTACCTCAGCGCCGCGCGACGCGGCCTGGTGCCCGGGCCGCTGCGACTACTGCGGGTGGTCGGCGACTACTACAAACCGCGATTCCATCCGTCCCAGCTCGGTGGGCTGGAGCTGGCCGTCGACTACCTGGCAGTCTCACCCGCTGCCCGCGCAGCACACTGA
- a CDS encoding SDR family oxidoreductase, with product MTHTNIITASDGVNLAVHRYADIDPQRPTILAVHGYPDNHHVWDGVAERLCDRYNVVAYDVRGAGESSRPAKRSGYRLDQLVSDIGAVIDSLDAGPVHLLAHDWGSIQAWTAVTDESVAGKIASFTSVSGPHLQYAGAFLRSGRTPRTLAYVAKQLLSSGYIGFFLCPVVPELSFRSRLGVKVVEALEGIGRSSIRSQRLKPPRSIGDYINGLSLYRENMPAPFLSPVGELPETAVPTQVLIPRQDVFVSPALQRFTGAIPSGGRVIEIEGGHWVVTSRPDVIARLTGQWVDQVANGAVVAGASVVRAGRRQVADKLALVTGAGAGIGRATAIELARQGARKVVIVDLDVAAAEDTAAAVRAAGTDAVVYQVDVTDEAAMNDLAAQVHDDHGVVDILVNNAGIGMAGRFLETTPEHWDAIMAVNVRGVISGSRAFGAQMVERGEGGTIINISSAAAFVPSKSMIAYGTTKAAVLAFSEALRADLADEGITVTAVCPGFVNTNIAKSTIYAGMSAEQQERARAKADAAYRRRNFTPEATAKAIVKAVRTGAPVVPVAAESRLGYAMRRISPSVLRLIARRDIRQV from the coding sequence ATGACCCACACCAACATCATCACCGCATCCGACGGCGTCAACCTCGCCGTACACCGGTACGCCGACATCGACCCACAGCGCCCGACGATCCTGGCCGTGCACGGTTATCCCGACAACCACCACGTGTGGGACGGCGTCGCCGAGCGCCTCTGTGATCGCTACAACGTGGTCGCCTACGACGTGCGTGGTGCCGGCGAATCATCGCGTCCGGCAAAGCGATCCGGGTACCGGCTGGACCAACTGGTCTCCGACATCGGCGCCGTCATCGACAGCCTGGATGCCGGACCGGTGCATCTGCTGGCCCACGACTGGGGGTCCATCCAAGCCTGGACCGCCGTCACCGACGAGTCGGTGGCCGGAAAAATCGCCTCGTTCACGTCCGTCTCGGGACCACACCTGCAGTACGCGGGCGCGTTCCTGCGCTCGGGTCGAACCCCGCGCACCCTGGCCTACGTCGCCAAACAACTATTGTCCTCGGGCTATATCGGCTTCTTCTTGTGTCCGGTGGTGCCGGAGTTGTCGTTCCGATCCCGGCTCGGCGTCAAAGTCGTTGAAGCTTTGGAAGGTATCGGCCGCTCCAGCATCCGCAGCCAACGCCTGAAGCCGCCGCGCTCGATTGGCGACTACATCAACGGGCTCAGCCTGTACCGCGAGAACATGCCGGCGCCCTTCCTGTCGCCGGTCGGTGAACTGCCCGAAACCGCCGTCCCCACCCAGGTGCTGATTCCCCGCCAAGACGTATTCGTCAGTCCCGCGTTGCAGCGGTTCACCGGTGCTATCCCGTCGGGCGGCAGGGTCATCGAGATCGAGGGCGGCCATTGGGTGGTGACGTCGCGTCCGGATGTCATCGCCCGGCTGACCGGGCAGTGGGTGGACCAGGTGGCCAACGGCGCGGTGGTCGCTGGCGCATCGGTGGTACGCGCCGGTAGGCGCCAGGTGGCCGACAAGCTCGCCCTGGTGACCGGTGCCGGCGCCGGCATCGGCCGGGCCACGGCGATCGAGCTGGCCCGCCAGGGCGCCCGCAAAGTGGTGATCGTCGACCTCGACGTCGCCGCCGCCGAAGACACGGCAGCGGCGGTCCGCGCGGCCGGGACCGACGCCGTGGTCTACCAAGTCGACGTGACCGACGAGGCGGCGATGAATGACCTTGCCGCACAAGTCCATGACGATCACGGCGTGGTCGACATCTTGGTGAACAACGCGGGCATCGGGATGGCGGGGCGCTTCTTGGAGACGACACCCGAGCACTGGGACGCCATCATGGCGGTCAACGTTCGCGGGGTGATCAGCGGAAGCAGGGCGTTCGGCGCCCAGATGGTCGAGCGCGGTGAAGGAGGCACCATCATCAACATCTCCTCCGCCGCCGCCTTCGTTCCCTCGAAATCGATGATCGCCTACGGCACCACCAAAGCCGCGGTGCTGGCCTTCAGCGAAGCGCTGCGCGCCGACCTCGCCGACGAAGGGATCACCGTCACCGCGGTGTGTCCCGGGTTCGTCAACACCAACATCGCCAAAAGCACCATCTACGCCGGCATGTCGGCCGAGCAGCAGGAGCGGGCGCGGGCGAAGGCGGATGCGGCTTACCGGCGGCGCAACTTCACCCCGGAGGCGACGGCCAAAGCGATCGTCAAAGCCGTCCGCACCGGGGCGCCGGTGGTGCCCGTCGCCGCCGAATCCCGGCTCGGCTATGCCATGCGCCGCATCAGCCCTTCGGTGCTGCGGCTGATCGCCCGCCGGGACATTCGACAGGTCTAA
- a CDS encoding PDR/VanB family oxidoreductase: MVVAQSIWTSRPSDLYGRRDRDRFATAMWGLRVVFDGFASASRWTPARVAPVRRTHTAVITDRAMVAPDVVALTMADPDGGLLPSWTPGGHIDVQLPSGRRRQYSLCGPPGRRTDYRIAVRRIADGGGGSIEMHDAFEVGDTLVFEGPRNAFYLGTGERDVLFVIGGIGVTPILPMIRMAAQRGIDWRAVYAGRSREYMPLLDEVVSTAPERVTVWADDERGGFATVDDLLAGAGSTTAVYVCGPSAMLDAVRVARDEHASAPLHYERFSPPPVIDGIPFELELARSRRVVAVPANRSALDVMLDEDPTTAYSCRQGFCGTCKVKVVAGQVDRRGRVLEADDEMLVCVSRAKGDRLVIDA, encoded by the coding sequence CTGGTTGTGGCACAGAGCATTTGGACCAGCAGGCCGAGCGACTTGTACGGTCGCCGCGACCGCGACCGGTTCGCCACCGCGATGTGGGGTCTGCGCGTGGTGTTCGACGGATTCGCCTCGGCGTCCCGGTGGACGCCCGCGCGGGTAGCGCCGGTGCGGCGAACGCACACGGCGGTAATCACCGACCGCGCGATGGTGGCGCCCGACGTGGTCGCGTTGACAATGGCCGACCCCGACGGTGGATTGCTGCCGTCCTGGACGCCGGGGGGCCATATCGACGTCCAGCTGCCCTCGGGCCGGCGTCGGCAATACTCGCTGTGTGGCCCGCCAGGACGGCGCACCGACTACCGAATAGCGGTGCGGCGCATCGCTGATGGCGGCGGGGGATCGATCGAAATGCACGACGCTTTCGAGGTGGGCGACACCTTGGTGTTCGAGGGCCCCCGCAACGCGTTTTATCTCGGGACCGGTGAGCGCGATGTGTTGTTCGTGATCGGCGGCATCGGGGTGACCCCGATCCTGCCCATGATCCGGATGGCCGCCCAACGCGGAATCGATTGGCGTGCAGTCTATGCCGGACGCAGCCGCGAGTACATGCCGTTGCTGGACGAAGTCGTGTCTACGGCGCCCGAGCGGGTCACGGTGTGGGCCGATGACGAGCGGGGCGGCTTCGCCACCGTCGACGATCTGCTGGCCGGTGCCGGGTCGACGACGGCGGTCTATGTGTGTGGGCCCAGTGCCATGCTCGACGCGGTGCGGGTGGCCCGCGACGAACACGCCAGCGCGCCACTGCACTACGAGCGGTTCAGCCCGCCGCCGGTCATCGACGGGATCCCGTTCGAGTTGGAACTCGCACGGTCCCGGCGGGTAGTGGCCGTTCCGGCGAACCGATCGGCGCTTGACGTCATGCTCGATGAGGACCCGACCACCGCTTACTCCTGCCGGCAGGGCTTCTGCGGAACGTGCAAGGTGAAAGTCGTTGCGGGTCAAGTCGACCGGCGCGGCCGCGTACTCGAGGCAGACGACGAGATGCTGGTCTGCGTGTCGCGGGCGAAAGGCGATCGGCTAGTCATCGACGCCTGA
- a CDS encoding GNAT family N-acetyltransferase, which translates to MHYPVWRQSWDGMLAPYLLDMLDTPKRWVQEFYPLTLKRGGWSMWIAEKGRQPLGMALFGPDLSNPELIQLDALYIAEASQRLGLGGRLLDTALHLHPGADMILWCAEKNRKAREFYEGRNFRLDGRSYVWKPLPGVKVPHVGYRLYRSASGVDD; encoded by the coding sequence ATGCACTATCCGGTATGGCGCCAATCCTGGGACGGCATGCTGGCGCCTTACCTACTGGACATGCTCGATACCCCCAAACGCTGGGTGCAAGAGTTCTACCCGCTGACGCTCAAGCGCGGCGGGTGGAGCATGTGGATCGCCGAGAAGGGCCGTCAACCACTCGGCATGGCGTTGTTCGGCCCGGACCTGTCCAATCCGGAGTTGATCCAGCTCGACGCTCTCTACATCGCCGAGGCAAGCCAGCGCCTCGGCCTGGGCGGCCGGTTACTCGACACGGCACTGCACCTTCATCCCGGCGCGGACATGATCTTGTGGTGCGCTGAGAAGAACCGGAAGGCCCGCGAGTTCTACGAGGGAAGAAACTTCCGGCTCGATGGCCGCAGCTACGTCTGGAAACCGCTGCCCGGGGTCAAGGTGCCGCACGTGGGTTATCGCCTGTACCGATCGGCATCAGGCGTCGATGACTAG
- a CDS encoding YkgB family protein — protein MTTYRDDASSSASQTLSRVDGVASVLSRYGLVVVIGWIGALKFADFEAHQIQPLVAHSPFMGWLYSFLPVYTFSALLGVFELTAALLLALKPLFPRVSAVGSLMAILLFVSTLSFLFSTPGVSEPAGGGFPALSLTGEFLLKDLPLLGVSVWTLADSIRAARSRQL, from the coding sequence ATGACGACCTACCGCGACGATGCGAGCTCATCTGCAAGCCAGACGCTCTCGAGGGTCGATGGTGTCGCGAGCGTGCTGAGCAGATACGGCTTAGTTGTTGTGATCGGGTGGATCGGCGCGTTGAAGTTCGCCGACTTTGAAGCGCACCAGATTCAGCCGCTGGTCGCGCACAGCCCCTTCATGGGCTGGCTGTACAGCTTCTTGCCGGTGTACACCTTCTCGGCGTTGTTGGGTGTGTTCGAGCTGACGGCCGCGCTGCTGCTGGCGCTCAAGCCGCTCTTCCCGAGGGTGTCTGCGGTGGGCAGCCTGATGGCCATCCTGCTCTTCGTGTCCACCCTGAGTTTTCTGTTCAGCACTCCGGGCGTCAGCGAGCCGGCCGGCGGCGGGTTTCCGGCGTTGTCCCTCACCGGTGAGTTCCTGCTGAAAGATCTGCCGCTGCTGGGTGTGTCGGTGTGGACGCTCGCCGACTCGATCCGCGCGGCCAGGAGCCGTCAGCTCTAG